One Streptomyces sp. CG4 genomic window, GTCGGCCTGGACGACCCGGAAGCCGTTGTCCGTGGCGGAGACACACTGGGGCTCACTCGTGTTCCAGCGGTTGTTCTGTACGACGTAGCGTCCGCCGATCGTGGTGGAGCCGAACTGTTCGCAGACCGTGGTGTCGGCGTGCGATGTCGAAGCGGCGGTGAGCAGTGCCGCGACTGCGACGAGGGTGGTGAGCAGCGCGCTGAGCAAGGCGTGCGCTCTTCGGGCCTGGGATGCTGACCGGTGCATGCGGATCCTCCGTGTGGGGTGTGGGGAGCCGTGGTGCTTGTTCCTCCGAGGCAGGGGCGACCCGAAGGTGGTCAAGGCTTGAACCAGTGGGAGCGCTCCCATAGTGGGGATGTGTGCGGGCGAGGTCAAGGTGTTGAGAAGTTGAATCATTGGAACCGTGCCAAATAAAAAAGTCGGCAACACCCCTGTGCAGTCGGGTGAGTTGGCGATACGGTCCCTCGCACCAGTGGGAGCGCTTCCATCAGTCGACGCGTCTGTCACGGCGCGCCCGGATACAAGGGCTCGCTCATGCGGCATCCCCGCATTCCTCACCACCGGCCATCGCCAGGGACGTCCGGGGCTCCGTGACGATCACCGTGACGATCCGATCCGGCGGGGGGTTTCTGACCTCCGCCCGCGACGGCACCCCACTCCCTCGGCACCGGCCTGTGCGATCACCTGGTCACCCGCATTCCGTCATCACCCCTCAAGGGGAAGGAATCCACGCTCATGAGCCGTACTCACCTGTCACTGTTCGCCGCGCTGGCGGTGCTCGCCGGATCCTCCGGGGCAGCGCTTCTCGCGGCACCGGCGGGCGCCGCCACCTCCTCGATCCCCTGCTCCGTGGACTACAAGGTGCAGAACCAGTGGGACACCGGCTTCACCGCCGCCGTCACGATCACCAACAACGCGGCCGCCAAGTCGAGTTGGTCGCTGAAATGGTCGTACGCCGGCAACCAGCAGGTCACCAGCGGCTGGAACGCGCAGATCACCCAGAGCGGTGCCGCTGTCACCGTGGCCAACGAGAGCTACAACAACACGCTGGTGAGCGGCGGTTCGGTCAGCTTCGGCTTCAACGGCACCTACACCGGCACCAATGCCTTACCCGCCACCTTCACCCTCGACGGGGTCACCTGCAACGTCGACGACGGCAGTGGCTCCAGTGGTGGTGGCACAGGCGGCGGAGGCGGGGGCGGGGGCACCGGCAACCGGGTCGACAACCCCTACGCCGGGGCCAAGGGGTATGTGGACCCCGAGTGGTCGGCCAAAGCCGCCGCCGAACCCGGTGGCAGCCGCATCGCCCATCAGTCCACCGCCGTCTGGCTCGACCGGATCGCCGCGATCGACGGCGTCGACGGAGGCATGGGCCTGCGCGCGCACCTGGACGAGGCACTCAAGCAGAAGGGCTCCGGCAACCTCGTCATCCAGCTCGTCATCTACGACCTGCCAGGACGCGACTGCGCCGCCCTCGCCTCCAACGGTGAACTCGGGCCGAACGACCTCGACAAGTACAAGAGCCAGTACATCGACCCCATCGCCACGATCCTCGCCGACCCCAAGTACGCGGGCCTGCGCATCGCCACGATCATCGAGCCTGACTCGCTGCCCAACCTGGTCACCAACGCGGGCGGCACCAACACGACCACCGACGCCTGCGTGACCATGAAGAGCAACGGCAACTACGAGAAGGGTGTGTCGTACGCCCTGGGCAAGCTCGGCGCCATCCCGAACGTCTACAACTACCTCGACGCGGGCCACCACGGCTGGCTCGGCTGGGACACCAACCTCGGCCCGTCCGTGCAGGAATTCGCCAAGGTCGCCACTTCCAACGGCGCGAGCGTGAACGACGT contains:
- a CDS encoding glycoside hydrolase family 6 protein — encoded protein: MSRTHLSLFAALAVLAGSSGAALLAAPAGAATSSIPCSVDYKVQNQWDTGFTAAVTITNNAAAKSSWSLKWSYAGNQQVTSGWNAQITQSGAAVTVANESYNNTLVSGGSVSFGFNGTYTGTNALPATFTLDGVTCNVDDGSGSSGGGTGGGGGGGGTGNRVDNPYAGAKGYVDPEWSAKAAAEPGGSRIAHQSTAVWLDRIAAIDGVDGGMGLRAHLDEALKQKGSGNLVIQLVIYDLPGRDCAALASNGELGPNDLDKYKSQYIDPIATILADPKYAGLRIATIIEPDSLPNLVTNAGGTNTTTDACVTMKSNGNYEKGVSYALGKLGAIPNVYNYLDAGHHGWLGWDTNLGPSVQEFAKVATSNGASVNDVAGFIVNTANYGPVTEPNVKVTDTVNGQTVRQSKWVDWNQYVDEQSYALGLRDKLIAAGFDSGLGMLIDTSRDGWGGTARPTGPGPLTSVDAYVNGGRIDRRVHVGNWCNQSGAGLGQRPTAAPAAGVDAYVWVKPPGQSDGSSTAIPNDEGKGFDRMCDPTYGGNARNGNNPSGALPNAPLAGHWFSAQFQQLMQNAYPPLP